One genomic region from Chloroherpetonaceae bacterium encodes:
- a CDS encoding DUF3667 domain-containing protein: MDQLQTSDITVRESSEQTCLNCGTVYQGNFCPNCGQPAREGLKTSFGKFIKESVLDFFMWDSRLVKTLRIFFRFPGALTQEYNQGKRIGYLPPFRFFLFSTIVFFILNGFLNGSKDETEEGKSKFREFEQGLREGGKLDSLLSDTTNEQEVDDEWQIGLNGKISQSEAKKGESKQKSILNSKKEGKKLIDISSDSSENWFVKRIEKNYKALEERPNGVSELILRRFTHMLFFLMPLFALVLRVLFRKSVMAYTEHLVFSLHVHALLFLVFLFNILFSELGERLHLEWLETISNWMYIYPPVYLFLAMRRVYGQSRLKTFVKFFLLNSIYSFALVIGMGVAALLVLIGF, encoded by the coding sequence ATGGATCAACTTCAAACCTCAGATATCACCGTGCGTGAAAGTTCAGAACAAACCTGTTTGAACTGTGGCACGGTGTATCAAGGCAATTTTTGCCCCAATTGCGGGCAGCCTGCGCGTGAAGGTTTGAAAACGTCTTTTGGAAAATTTATTAAAGAAAGTGTTTTGGATTTCTTTATGTGGGATTCAAGACTCGTCAAAACCTTGCGCATTTTTTTTCGATTTCCGGGTGCATTAACGCAAGAGTATAATCAAGGAAAGCGAATTGGGTATTTGCCACCATTTCGTTTTTTCCTTTTCTCGACAATTGTATTCTTTATTCTGAACGGGTTCTTAAATGGTTCAAAAGACGAAACCGAAGAAGGAAAAAGCAAATTTCGTGAGTTTGAACAGGGATTGAGAGAAGGCGGGAAACTTGATTCTCTTTTATCAGATACCACAAATGAACAAGAAGTTGATGATGAGTGGCAAATCGGATTAAACGGTAAGATCTCGCAAAGTGAAGCGAAGAAAGGTGAAAGCAAACAAAAATCAATTCTCAATTCGAAGAAGGAAGGAAAAAAACTTATTGACATTTCTTCTGACTCAAGTGAAAATTGGTTTGTTAAACGAATCGAGAAAAACTATAAAGCTCTTGAGGAAAGACCGAATGGGGTTAGTGAACTGATTTTAAGAAGGTTTACTCACATGCTGTTTTTTTTAATGCCTCTTTTTGCACTTGTCTTAAGAGTGTTATTTAGAAAGTCCGTGATGGCTTATACCGAGCATTTGGTTTTTTCATTGCATGTTCATGCACTGCTCTTCTTGGTTTTTCTCTTCAATATCTTGTTTAGTGAATTGGGTGAGCGGCTTCATCTTGAATGGTTGGAAACCATTTCAAATTGGATGTATATCTATCCACCCGTCTATTTATTTCTTGCGATGAGGCGGGTTTATGGTCAAAGCCGATTAAAAACTTTTGTAAAGTTTTTTTTGCTCAATTCAATTTATTCTTTCGCTTTGGTCATTGGAATGGGGGTTGCAGCCCTATTGGTTCTTATTGGTTTCTAA
- a CDS encoding DUF5683 domain-containing protein: MPFKKRPFKWLESLKDAIIFLIFFCVNHPCSNLFAHSISIPVERSLPLVSADSLIERKRVNSFEDDSLQVLSDSSRFVIANQIVSERQDTASRMEPWQVVLWSIPFPGFGQFYNESYWKIPIVYGGLGAMMYLALTNNTLYLDYRERYINSLATNDPLAESNRRLRDFYRTNRDQYYIFFVAAYALALLDAYIDAHFFGFETSDNLSIRIAPQFGPNQNELIPSIPQGASVGIQIGF, translated from the coding sequence TTGCCTTTCAAAAAGCGTCCTTTCAAATGGCTTGAATCGCTAAAAGATGCCATTATTTTTTTGATTTTTTTTTGCGTTAATCACCCGTGTTCAAATTTATTTGCCCATTCGATTTCAATTCCTGTTGAACGGTCACTTCCTTTGGTATCGGCGGATTCCTTAATTGAAAGAAAACGAGTAAATAGTTTTGAAGATGATTCGCTTCAGGTGCTTTCAGATTCCTCTCGATTCGTTATTGCGAATCAAATTGTTTCTGAAAGGCAAGATACAGCCTCTCGGATGGAGCCTTGGCAAGTGGTGTTATGGTCCATTCCGTTTCCGGGCTTCGGGCAATTCTATAACGAGTCGTATTGGAAAATACCCATTGTTTATGGAGGACTTGGGGCAATGATGTACCTCGCACTGACAAACAATACGCTTTACTTGGACTACCGAGAGCGATATATCAACAGCTTAGCCACAAATGACCCGCTTGCAGAATCAAACCGGCGGCTTCGTGATTTTTACCGAACCAATCGCGATCAATATTACATTTTTTTTGTTGCGGCATACGCGCTTGCCTTGCTTGATGCCTATATCGATGCGCATTTTTTCGGGTTTGAAACTTCTGATAATCTCTCTATTCGAATCGCCCCTCAATTTGGCCCTAATCAAAATGAATTAATCCCATCGATTCCCCAAGGTGCATCAGTCGGGATACAAATAGGATTTTAG
- a CDS encoding ParB/RepB/Spo0J family partition protein, translated as MAQKPPLGRGLQALIPTGGMEVFEKKTETGETTTIVREVATGATGTIGKIEVALVRPNPFQPRVDFDPVALEELKNSIIEKGVIQPITVRKTDSGYELISGERRLRASTLAGIKEIPAYILDIRSDREMLELALIENVQREKLNPIEIANGYKRLMEECGLTQEQISQRVGKDRSTVTNFLRLLKLPNDILQSLRIGEITMGHARALLALESTRKQLEIWKQTLEQQHSVRKVEQLVGKAVREAAIEKGEKPQPKLMKGAESAAEYENLLRQKLATKIKINHTAKGNGEIVIEYFSTDELDRIVEAISSIPQ; from the coding sequence ATGGCACAAAAACCACCATTAGGCAGAGGGCTTCAAGCTTTGATTCCAACAGGCGGGATGGAAGTCTTTGAAAAAAAAACCGAGACAGGCGAAACCACTACTATTGTTCGCGAAGTAGCCACAGGAGCGACCGGAACCATCGGCAAAATTGAAGTGGCCTTGGTTCGCCCAAATCCGTTTCAACCGCGTGTCGATTTCGACCCCGTGGCGCTTGAAGAGTTAAAAAACTCGATTATTGAAAAAGGGGTCATTCAGCCCATTACCGTTCGAAAAACCGATTCGGGCTATGAACTCATCAGCGGCGAAAGGCGGCTTCGTGCGTCAACCCTTGCCGGAATAAAAGAGATTCCCGCTTATATCCTTGATATCCGCTCAGACCGCGAAATGCTTGAGCTTGCACTCATCGAAAACGTTCAGCGCGAAAAGCTAAACCCCATTGAAATTGCCAATGGCTATAAACGCTTAATGGAGGAATGCGGGCTTACGCAAGAGCAAATTTCGCAGCGTGTAGGGAAAGACCGTTCAACTGTCACAAATTTTTTAAGACTCCTTAAATTACCCAACGACATACTCCAAAGCCTTCGCATCGGTGAAATCACGATGGGGCATGCCCGTGCCTTGCTTGCACTGGAAAGCACACGAAAGCAACTTGAGATTTGGAAACAAACCCTTGAACAGCAGCACTCTGTTCGCAAAGTGGAGCAATTGGTAGGGAAAGCCGTTCGAGAAGCCGCGATAGAAAAAGGTGAAAAACCGCAACCCAAATTGATGAAGGGTGCAGAAAGTGCCGCCGAATATGAAAATCTTTTAAGGCAAAAATTGGCAACAAAAATTAAAATTAATCATACCGCAAAAGGTAACGGCGAAATCGTAATTGAATATTTTTCAACCGATGAATTGGATCGGATTGTAGAAGCGATTTCCTCCATACCGCAATAA
- a CDS encoding AAA family ATPase — translation MGKVIAIVNQKGGVGKTTTAVNLASAIAAAELTTLLIDIDPQANATSGSGTKMTEESKTIYEVLIDKVDIENVIHSSNIPYLDIVPSHINLVGTEIELVDVPNRERVMQEALAKVRKKYDYVLIDCPPSLGLITVNSLTAADAVLIPVQTEYYALEGLGQLLNTINIVRKHLNPELEIEGVLLTMFDSRLRLSNLVSEEVRKYFKEKVFNTVIRRNVKISEAPSHGKPILLYDAQSLGSKDYLDLAYEMFERDGIRRFKRVNTKTKGSEKNTPGAGTTDPINE, via the coding sequence ATGGGAAAAGTTATCGCTATTGTAAACCAAAAAGGGGGCGTGGGAAAAACAACCACCGCTGTCAATCTTGCCTCGGCCATTGCGGCAGCAGAATTGACAACTCTTTTAATCGATATTGACCCGCAGGCCAATGCAACTTCGGGCTCAGGTACAAAAATGACTGAGGAAAGTAAAACAATCTACGAAGTGCTCATCGATAAGGTCGATATCGAAAATGTAATTCACTCTTCCAACATCCCGTATCTTGATATTGTACCTTCTCATATCAATCTGGTAGGAACTGAGATTGAGCTTGTGGATGTCCCGAATCGCGAACGCGTGATGCAAGAAGCGCTCGCAAAAGTTCGGAAGAAATATGATTATGTGCTAATCGATTGCCCGCCTTCTTTGGGTTTGATAACCGTTAATTCGCTCACCGCAGCCGATGCCGTTCTTATTCCGGTTCAAACCGAATACTACGCGCTTGAAGGGCTTGGGCAATTGCTCAATACCATCAATATCGTTCGCAAGCACTTAAACCCTGAACTTGAAATTGAAGGCGTTTTGCTTACGATGTTCGATAGCCGGCTTCGCCTTTCAAATTTAGTTTCCGAAGAAGTTCGAAAGTATTTCAAAGAAAAAGTGTTCAATACGGTGATACGCAGAAATGTAAAAATTTCTGAAGCCCCAAGCCACGGAAAGCCGATTTTGCTTTATGATGCGCAAAGTTTGGGCAGCAAAGATTATCTCGACTTGGCCTACGAAATGTTTGAGCGCGATGGCATCCGCCGCTTTAAGCGCGTGAATACGAAAACAAAAGGCAGTGAGAAAAACACACCCGGCGCCGGCACAACTGATCCAATCAACGAATAG